In the Deinococcus ficus genome, one interval contains:
- a CDS encoding MarR family winged helix-turn-helix transcriptional regulator: protein MSTRRHVQRIHDDWRRVRPDLDPTPMRRLILLNLTARLALDQIERTQQTHGLNLAQADLLLTLYRSAPDQGLTPGELTNLIAITPASITNRLDRLEHDNLIARTPDPHDARARRVRLTPEGRARVEALLPDHLGNEERMLAGLTDAEHADLERLLLKLAGHLEDLTP, encoded by the coding sequence ATGTCCACCCGCCGCCACGTTCAGCGCATCCACGACGACTGGCGCCGCGTCCGCCCCGACCTCGACCCCACCCCCATGCGGCGCCTGATCCTGCTCAACCTCACCGCCCGCCTGGCCCTGGACCAGATCGAACGGACCCAGCAGACGCACGGCCTGAACCTCGCCCAGGCCGACCTGCTGCTCACCCTGTACCGCAGCGCCCCCGACCAGGGCCTCACGCCCGGCGAACTCACCAACCTGATCGCCATCACCCCCGCCAGCATCACCAACCGCCTGGACCGCCTCGAACACGACAACCTGATCGCCCGCACCCCCGACCCTCACGACGCCCGCGCCCGCCGCGTCCGCCTCACCCCCGAGGGCCGCGCCCGCGTCGAGGCCCTGCTCCCCGACCACCTCGGCAATGAGGAACGCATGCTCGCCGGCCTCACCGACGCCGAACACGCCGACCTGGAACGCCTGCTGCTGAAACTCGCCGGGCACCTCGAGGACCTCACCCCCTGA